In Perca fluviatilis chromosome 18, GENO_Pfluv_1.0, whole genome shotgun sequence, one genomic interval encodes:
- the LOC120547341 gene encoding mitoregulin-like, with protein MAEVSERTLQVAVVVSFAAGFVAGWQANRMRRKFLDWRKKRLQDKLSETQKKLDLA; from the coding sequence ATGGCTGAAGTCTCGGAGAGGACGCTACAAGTCGCCGTCGTGGTTTCTTTTGCTGCCGGCTTTGTAGCGGGGTGGCAGGCTAACAGAATGAGGAGAAAGTTTCTGGACTGGAGGAAGAAACGGCTGCAAGATAAACTGTCAGAAACTCAGAAGAAGCTGGATTTGGCTTGA
- the scml4 gene encoding sex comb on midleg-like protein 4 isoform X2 has translation MAGCEGMRLRGGRDFNPDSYLELAHSPPHPVAWLPGVLSKGVRLRLRLDRRDNRGRSCWQLVDLEAGSEPVGRRLRSRAPDTCTQSLMNTLSAGSEMQTPALCPQFIAGPQGKVPGRKRGRPPIRKLEFQSHYVEPLSPLKVPKKRGRKPGFKLKPRMVMSPLANSPPSSTPEPEMGSIPQDAAIVPHSATPQVLTETSMPEDFLCDPPVDSKRYAVDPSDSAFNVMTSQYPPKHSYGYRGSSCSTPMGLCRQASSPGSFQEVNRNAYSPMPDSGECKRPAGKDPSSWGVEEVVWFIKDADPQALGPHADTFRKHEIDGDALLLLKSEMMMKYLGLKLGPALKLCYHIERLKQNRL, from the exons ATGGCGGGCTGCGAGGGCATGAGACTGCGAGGCGGCCGGGATTTCAACCCTGACTCCTACCTGGAACTGGCCCATTCTCCTCCCCATCCTGTTGCTTGGTTACCTGGCGTCCTCAGCAAGGGTGTACGCCTTCGTCTGCGTTTGGATCGCCGTGACAACCGGGGGCGGAGCTGCTGGCAGCTGGTGGACTTGGAGGCGGGGTCAGAGCCAGTTGGGCGGAGGCTGAGGAGCCGGGCCCCCGACACCTGCACTCAAA gTCTGATGAATACCTTGTCCGCCGGCTCAGAGATGCAGACTCCAGCTCTCTGCCCCCAGTTCATAGCGGGGCCCCAGGGTAAGGTACCTGGCAGGAAGAGGGGACGGCCTCCTATCCGTAAGCTGGAGTTCCAGAGTCACTATGTTGAGCCTCTGTCGCCTCTCAAGGTCCCGAAGAAGAGAGGCAGGAAACCCGGCTTTAAG cTGAAGCCCAGGATGGTGATGTCCCCACTAGCTAACTCTCCTCCCAGCAGCACACCGGAGCCTGAGATGGGCTCCATCCCACAGGATGCTGCTATTGTCCCCCACTCTGCCACACCTCAAGTGCTAACAG AGACGTCGATGCCTGAAGATTTCTTATGTGACCCACCAGTGGACTCCAAGCGCTACGCTGTAGATCCTAGTGACTCTGCCTTCAATGTCATGACATCACAGTACCCACCGAAGCATTCTTACGGTTACCGTGGCAGCAGTTGCTCTACCCCAATGGGCTTGTGCAGACAAGCATCGAGCCCAGGAAGCTTCCAGGAAGTAAACAGGAATG CATACAGTCCGATGCCAGACTCTGGAGAGTGCAAGCGTCCTGCTGGTAAGGACCCATCTAGCTGGGGTGTTGAGGAGGTTGTTTGGTTTATCAAAGATGCTGACCCCCAAGCCCTGGGTCCCCACGCTGACACATTCAGGAAGCAT GAGATAGATGGAGATGCTCTGCTCTTGCTGAAAAGTGAGATGATGATGAAGTATCTGGGACTAAAGCTGGGACCTGCGCTCAAACTCTGTTACCACATCGAGAGGCTTAAACAAAATCGGTTGTGA
- the scml4 gene encoding sex comb on midleg-like protein 4 isoform X1, with the protein MAGCEGMRLRGGRDFNPDSYLELAHSPPHPVAWLPGVLSKGVRLRLRLDRRDNRGRSCWQLVDLEAGSEPVGRRLRSRAPDTCTQSLMNTLSAGSEMQTPALCPQFIAGPQGKVPGRKRGRPPIRKLEFQSHYVEPLSPLKVPKKRGRKPGFKLKPRMVMSPLANSPPSSTPEPEMGSIPQDAAIVPHSATPQVLTAETSMPEDFLCDPPVDSKRYAVDPSDSAFNVMTSQYPPKHSYGYRGSSCSTPMGLCRQASSPGSFQEVNRNAYSPMPDSGECKRPAGKDPSSWGVEEVVWFIKDADPQALGPHADTFRKHEIDGDALLLLKSEMMMKYLGLKLGPALKLCYHIERLKQNRL; encoded by the exons ATGGCGGGCTGCGAGGGCATGAGACTGCGAGGCGGCCGGGATTTCAACCCTGACTCCTACCTGGAACTGGCCCATTCTCCTCCCCATCCTGTTGCTTGGTTACCTGGCGTCCTCAGCAAGGGTGTACGCCTTCGTCTGCGTTTGGATCGCCGTGACAACCGGGGGCGGAGCTGCTGGCAGCTGGTGGACTTGGAGGCGGGGTCAGAGCCAGTTGGGCGGAGGCTGAGGAGCCGGGCCCCCGACACCTGCACTCAAA gTCTGATGAATACCTTGTCCGCCGGCTCAGAGATGCAGACTCCAGCTCTCTGCCCCCAGTTCATAGCGGGGCCCCAGGGTAAGGTACCTGGCAGGAAGAGGGGACGGCCTCCTATCCGTAAGCTGGAGTTCCAGAGTCACTATGTTGAGCCTCTGTCGCCTCTCAAGGTCCCGAAGAAGAGAGGCAGGAAACCCGGCTTTAAG cTGAAGCCCAGGATGGTGATGTCCCCACTAGCTAACTCTCCTCCCAGCAGCACACCGGAGCCTGAGATGGGCTCCATCCCACAGGATGCTGCTATTGTCCCCCACTCTGCCACACCTCAAGTGCTAACAG CAGAGACGTCGATGCCTGAAGATTTCTTATGTGACCCACCAGTGGACTCCAAGCGCTACGCTGTAGATCCTAGTGACTCTGCCTTCAATGTCATGACATCACAGTACCCACCGAAGCATTCTTACGGTTACCGTGGCAGCAGTTGCTCTACCCCAATGGGCTTGTGCAGACAAGCATCGAGCCCAGGAAGCTTCCAGGAAGTAAACAGGAATG CATACAGTCCGATGCCAGACTCTGGAGAGTGCAAGCGTCCTGCTGGTAAGGACCCATCTAGCTGGGGTGTTGAGGAGGTTGTTTGGTTTATCAAAGATGCTGACCCCCAAGCCCTGGGTCCCCACGCTGACACATTCAGGAAGCAT GAGATAGATGGAGATGCTCTGCTCTTGCTGAAAAGTGAGATGATGATGAAGTATCTGGGACTAAAGCTGGGACCTGCGCTCAAACTCTGTTACCACATCGAGAGGCTTAAACAAAATCGGTTGTGA